A stretch of the Nitrospirota bacterium genome encodes the following:
- a CDS encoding carbamoyltransferase, with the protein MKVLSVYPYTHLSSSALVIDGQVMAAAAEERFNREKMSTKFPILSARWCLESQGLGWADLDAIAVPWNPMHNVNWATKRWVSEMTWRGEMLSHVPTQLMRAIADPVASQMELSFGKTRILYLNHHECHAANGFFLSPYERADILTIDGHGEADTCLMGVGEGAAIEARGGIRYPHSLGLFYGTFTDYLGFQPDVDEWKAMALSSYAEKPGQFDAKIRPLVCLTEGGFELDLRYFDFYTFDRRPHFFSQKLVDLLGSPRRAGEAITERHYEIAGAMQRIFVEAAKHLLGVTKCRGNGSGNIVLSGGAAMNCVFNGLLDEWDIYRDSYISSCPDDSGVSVGAALLAHYRFGNRPHRKAVEVTHNYWGPSFSDDAIRETLHRFKLKAERPPDIVRDVAQALAQGQLVGWFQDAMEFGHRALGNRSILADPREEATKDRVNSAVKYRESFRPFAPAVLAERAEELFRLRPGRRVRFMERVAWVREEWKGRLGAVTHVDGTARVQTVERDVNPKFYELIETFGALTGVPVLLNTSFNLNGEPIVCTPEHAIRTFFTCGLDLLALGPYLIRKS; encoded by the coding sequence ATGAAGGTCCTCTCGGTTTATCCCTACACGCACCTGTCTTCGAGCGCCCTTGTGATCGACGGGCAGGTGATGGCCGCGGCGGCCGAAGAACGGTTCAACCGCGAAAAAATGAGCACCAAGTTCCCGATTCTGTCCGCACGCTGGTGCCTCGAATCGCAGGGCCTTGGCTGGGCCGATCTGGACGCCATTGCTGTGCCCTGGAACCCCATGCACAACGTGAACTGGGCGACGAAACGATGGGTCTCCGAAATGACCTGGCGTGGGGAAATGCTCTCACACGTGCCGACGCAGCTCATGCGCGCCATCGCGGATCCGGTGGCTTCCCAGATGGAACTGAGCTTCGGGAAGACCAGGATCCTGTACCTCAACCATCACGAATGTCATGCCGCCAACGGGTTCTTTCTCTCGCCCTACGAGCGCGCGGACATCCTGACCATCGACGGGCACGGCGAGGCGGATACCTGTCTGATGGGCGTCGGAGAGGGGGCCGCTATCGAAGCGCGCGGCGGTATACGCTATCCCCATTCGCTTGGCCTCTTTTACGGGACTTTCACCGATTACCTGGGATTCCAGCCCGACGTCGATGAATGGAAAGCCATGGCGTTGTCCTCCTATGCCGAGAAGCCCGGTCAGTTCGATGCCAAGATCCGGCCCCTGGTGTGCTTGACGGAGGGGGGGTTCGAGCTGGATTTGAGGTACTTCGACTTCTACACGTTCGACCGGCGGCCGCATTTCTTCAGTCAGAAACTGGTCGACCTTCTCGGTTCCCCCCGGAGGGCCGGGGAGGCCATCACCGAGCGCCATTATGAAATCGCCGGTGCCATGCAGCGGATTTTCGTGGAGGCGGCCAAGCATCTCCTGGGCGTGACCAAGTGCCGGGGGAACGGCAGCGGCAATATCGTGCTCTCGGGGGGCGCCGCGATGAACTGCGTCTTCAACGGGCTGCTGGATGAATGGGATATTTATCGGGACAGCTACATTTCCTCCTGTCCCGACGACTCGGGCGTCTCCGTCGGCGCCGCTCTGTTGGCCCACTATCGGTTCGGGAACCGCCCTCATCGCAAAGCGGTCGAAGTCACGCACAATTATTGGGGCCCCTCGTTCTCCGACGACGCAATCAGGGAGACGCTGCACCGGTTCAAGCTCAAGGCCGAGCGGCCGCCGGATATTGTCCGCGACGTGGCCCAGGCGCTGGCGCAGGGCCAACTGGTCGGTTGGTTCCAGGACGCCATGGAGTTCGGGCATCGGGCTTTGGGCAACCGCTCCATCCTGGCCGACCCTCGGGAGGAGGCGACCAAGGACCGGGTGAACTCTGCGGTCAAATATCGGGAATCGTTCCGTCCCTTCGCGCCCGCGGTCCTGGCCGAGCGCGCCGAAGAGCTGTTCCGTCTGCGGCCAGGCCGGCGCGTCCGCTTCATGGAGCGGGTGGCATGGGTCAGGGAAGAGTGGAAGGGTCGCCTGGGAGCCGTGACGCACGTGGACGGCACGGCCCGGGTTCAGACCGTCGAGCGGGATGTGAATCCCAAGTTCTATGAATTGATCGAGACGTTCGGCGCGTTGACCGGAGTGCCGGTCCTGCTGAACACCTCGTTCAACCTGAACGGGGAGCCGATCGTGTGCACTCCGGAACATGCAATTCGGACTTTCTTCACCTGCGGCCTCGATCTCCTCGCCCTTGGCCCTTACCTGATCAGGAAATCCTGA